The Capsicum annuum cultivar UCD-10X-F1 unplaced genomic scaffold, UCD10Xv1.1 ctg23083, whole genome shotgun sequence genome segment GGGTATGGGCAGGACAGGtaagggtggggtgggggtcTGCACAACCGGGGGGGGAGGGAGGGACCGGCTTGGAACCGGCCGTTGGCGCCGGAGGGTGGCGGGGAGCGGCGACGGGGTCGGCGCCGCGGACCGAAGGTCGGTGCCGGCGGTGGAGTCGGGTCGGCGCCAGGGACCGGGGACAGGTGCgggagagagggagagagggtcGGCGCCGGAGCCGGAGGTCGGGCCCGGAGGTTGGGTCGGGTCGACGCCGACGGTCAGCGACGGCGACGGGGGCCGGTGACCGGAGCTAGCGAGAGAGGGGGTAGGGAggaagagagagagccgttagagagagATGAGAGCCGTTAGAGAGAGATGAAGCAAATATTTCTTTCTTGAATATGTTCCAATtggggtgaaattggtatcgttggaaagataattcaaaggtatttcatttcatataaattaggccacccagttcgtcctgtacaaggagttatgatcgtttgaagttgaccctaaaaatctattttgagaggctgaagtaaaacgagtataactccttcctcagacgttggatttggatgaaaccaattgcattggaaagaagactcaaagatctttctttttataggtcgtagctctcccagttcattatattaagggagttatgatagttcgaagttgacccaaaaaattggctggcctcagtagtttgtgtgcaagaaattttcctgcacatttactattcccaaatatcctggccaccgttttatagtttcgaacgtgctcgattaaatccgaaacctatccgcttttggaaatctttatatcgttggaaagc includes the following:
- the LOC124890710 gene encoding extensin-like → GAGHTPPEYKPRESLAMFRSSGHRPPSPSLTVGVDPTQPPGPTSGSGADPLSLSPAPVPGPWRRPDSTAGTDLRSAAPTPSPLPATLRRQRPVPSRSLPPPPVVQTPTPPLPVLPIPPRRGTPALPPASRRPIPSRHPPLRLQQSQPQA